From Amycolatopsis sp. cg9, one genomic window encodes:
- a CDS encoding rhamnulokinase family protein: MAGTAGPSTLSLEEVRRFPNGGVRAGPALYWDVLGLYRETLTGIRDAGAVDGVGIDSWAVDYGLLDDRGALLGNPICYRDPRTDGIPAKVAATVSARELYDVTGLQQLPFNTLYQLLSEGDRLEAASAMLLIPDLLNYWLTGSIGAERTNASTTQLYDVRARTWALSLAARVGIPPALLPPLRDPGTVVGTASELSGLPVIAVGSHDTASAVVAVPASPGENFAYISSGTWSLAGLELPTPELSDAALAANFTNEGGVDGTIRFLRNVMGLWVLSETLRTWSTSDLPPLLSAAASSPALAAVVDIDAPEFLPPGDMPARIVAACHATGQRPPSDRPAMVRCIVDSLALAHRRTIRSAAQLTGRQVDVVHLVGGGARNELLCQSTADACGVPVLAGPVEAAALGNVLVQARALGEDLPDLAAMRALVRETQEIRRYEPSGTGDWDAAEARLKG; the protein is encoded by the coding sequence ATGGCCGGCACCGCCGGCCCGTCGACGCTGAGCCTCGAGGAGGTGCGGCGCTTCCCGAACGGCGGCGTCCGCGCCGGCCCGGCGCTGTACTGGGACGTCCTGGGGCTCTACCGCGAGACCCTGACCGGGATCCGCGACGCGGGCGCGGTGGACGGCGTCGGCATCGATTCGTGGGCGGTCGACTACGGCCTCCTCGACGACCGCGGCGCCCTGCTCGGCAACCCGATCTGCTACCGCGACCCCCGCACGGACGGCATCCCGGCGAAGGTGGCGGCGACGGTGTCCGCCCGCGAGCTGTACGACGTCACGGGGTTGCAGCAGCTGCCCTTCAACACGCTGTACCAGCTGCTGTCCGAGGGCGACCGGCTCGAGGCGGCGTCGGCGATGCTGCTGATCCCGGACCTGCTGAACTACTGGCTGACGGGCTCGATCGGGGCGGAGCGCACCAACGCGTCGACCACGCAGCTGTACGACGTGCGCGCGCGGACGTGGGCGCTTTCGCTGGCCGCACGCGTCGGGATCCCGCCGGCTTTGCTGCCCCCGCTGCGCGACCCCGGCACGGTGGTCGGCACGGCTTCGGAGCTTTCCGGGCTCCCCGTGATCGCGGTGGGCTCCCACGACACCGCGTCGGCGGTGGTGGCGGTCCCGGCGTCTCCGGGGGAGAACTTCGCCTACATCTCGTCGGGCACGTGGTCGCTGGCCGGCCTGGAGCTGCCCACACCGGAGCTGAGCGACGCGGCCCTGGCGGCGAACTTCACGAACGAGGGCGGCGTCGACGGCACGATCCGCTTCCTGCGCAACGTGATGGGCCTGTGGGTGCTGTCGGAGACGCTGCGCACGTGGTCCACTTCGGACTTGCCCCCGCTGCTCTCCGCCGCGGCTTCTTCACCGGCGCTGGCGGCGGTGGTGGACATCGACGCCCCGGAGTTCCTGCCACCGGGCGACATGCCCGCCCGGATCGTCGCCGCCTGTCACGCGACGGGGCAACGCCCGCCATCGGACCGGCCCGCGATGGTCCGCTGCATCGTGGACAGCCTGGCCCTGGCCCACCGCCGCACGATCCGCTCGGCCGCCCAGCTGACCGGACGTCAGGTGGACGTGGTCCACCTGGTGGGCGGCGGCGCCCGCAACGAACTGCTCTGCCAGTCGACGGCGGACGCGTGCGGGGTTCCGGTCCTGGCGGGCCCGGTGGAGGCGGCGGCGCTGGGGAACGTGCTGGTCCAGGCCCGGGCGCTGGGGGAGGACTTGCCGGACCTGGCAGCGATGCGGGCGCTGGTGCGGGAGACGCAGGAGATCCGGCGCTACGAGCCGTCGGGCACGGGGGACTGGGACGCCGCGGAGGCCCGGCTCAAAGGTTGA